A window of Deinococcus cellulosilyticus NBRC 106333 = KACC 11606 contains these coding sequences:
- the murD gene encoding UDP-N-acetylmuramoyl-L-alanine--D-glutamate ligase translates to MNALIYGLGRSGRGVARYLKKLGWDAQWMDQKPQPEDLALVSELGFSQGAADRAYTWVIAAPGVPIDHPDLEKLRAQGAKVIGELELGFLTRRTPVIGITGTAGKGGTSVLITQLLRASGLNALIGGNFDPPFLDIIEDAEVAVVEISSFQLERIHTFRPHVAVITNMDVDHLDRHRTIEAYHAAKWRIQENQLSDDTLVVMEELKVPETAKARTITFPRRPEQVRMLSGEVLLEAEALPRGIHPANAQAAIYAVESYLQQIQKKADAAVLRESLLSSEPVKGRNELVATHRGIDFVVDSIATRTIAVKSALEQARAPIVWLVGGRDKGAALEPLQDVVQQKVKYIVGIGEAGAQFAGAFNVPHEVIFEASGDATIEKAVKAASLQLPEGGTVLLAPLGTSFDQFRDYKDRERAFREAVTCYTKEP, encoded by the coding sequence ATGAACGCCCTGATTTACGGACTGGGCCGCTCTGGCAGGGGCGTGGCAAGATACCTGAAAAAACTGGGCTGGGATGCACAGTGGATGGACCAGAAACCCCAGCCTGAAGACCTTGCACTGGTCTCTGAACTGGGTTTCTCACAGGGTGCTGCAGATCGAGCCTACACCTGGGTGATTGCCGCCCCTGGCGTTCCCATCGACCATCCTGATCTGGAAAAGCTGCGTGCGCAGGGCGCAAAAGTCATTGGAGAACTCGAACTGGGCTTCCTGACCCGCAGAACCCCGGTGATTGGCATCACAGGAACCGCAGGAAAAGGTGGAACCAGCGTCCTGATCACCCAGCTTCTGCGGGCCAGTGGCCTGAATGCCCTGATCGGAGGCAATTTCGATCCTCCTTTTCTGGACATCATTGAAGATGCAGAAGTCGCGGTGGTGGAGATTTCTTCTTTTCAACTGGAACGCATCCACACCTTCAGGCCCCATGTGGCGGTCATCACCAACATGGATGTGGACCATCTGGACCGCCACAGGACCATCGAGGCGTACCACGCGGCCAAGTGGCGCATTCAGGAAAACCAGCTTTCCGATGACACCCTGGTGGTGATGGAAGAATTGAAGGTCCCTGAAACTGCAAAAGCCAGGACCATCACCTTCCCCAGAAGACCAGAGCAGGTCCGCATGCTTTCAGGGGAGGTGCTGCTGGAGGCAGAGGCACTTCCCAGAGGCATCCATCCAGCGAATGCACAGGCAGCAATTTACGCTGTCGAGAGCTACCTCCAGCAGATCCAGAAAAAAGCTGATGCAGCGGTCCTGCGTGAGTCTTTGCTGTCTTCTGAGCCTGTGAAAGGCCGCAATGAACTGGTCGCCACCCATCGGGGCATCGATTTCGTGGTGGATTCCATCGCCACCCGCACCATTGCGGTGAAATCTGCCCTGGAACAGGCCCGCGCACCCATCGTGTGGCTGGTGGGGGGTCGAGACAAGGGTGCAGCCCTGGAACCCCTGCAGGACGTTGTGCAGCAGAAGGTGAAATACATTGTGGGGATCGGTGAAGCTGGAGCACAATTTGCAGGTGCCTTTAACGTTCCCCATGAAGTCATCTTTGAAGCCAGCGGGGATGCTACCATCGAAAAAGCTGTGAAAGCCGCCTCCCTGCAGCTCCCAGAGGGTGGAACCGTGCTCCTTGCTCCGCTCGGCACCAGTTTCGACCAGTTCCGGGATTACAAGGACCGGGAGCGGGCTTTCCGGGAGGCAGTCACGTGCTATACGAAGGAACCCTGA
- a CDS encoding FtsW/RodA/SpoVE family cell cycle protein, protein MLYEGTLKPTLTLKSRQYHQLLWLAQGILAVLGMVGVATALPSELSGHIPQTIIAFVVTWLFAMLRPKGIVRIAPILWVLSLILLALTLVIGEGGNDSDVKRWLDIGPIRFQPSELAKLALIMQLGSAFARKGVNTKLWQSSLMIMATVGLVILEPDLGTSVLIFASGILMMFAAGVRFTSISALVLSLFLLALPFASSYLERHPYIVARFTGHVSTVKGQDTSQDSGYQVKQARKAMERGGLWGQGVDGRMPRLPAKDTDMIVASVAFATGFLGVAMLILAYWLVVFVGLGAAEMVVSAGTFRPHLHAASIMATGAMFMIVGQAFVNLCVAIGLFPVTGVPLPMVSNGGSSQLAMGIAFGLIHSALREVRLAEGNNPEHAAAL, encoded by the coding sequence GTGCTATACGAAGGAACCCTGAAACCCACCCTGACCCTGAAAAGCCGTCAATACCACCAGCTTCTGTGGCTGGCCCAGGGCATTCTTGCTGTGCTGGGCATGGTTGGTGTTGCCACAGCCCTCCCTTCTGAGCTCTCCGGACACATCCCCCAGACCATCATTGCTTTTGTGGTCACCTGGCTTTTTGCGATGCTCAGACCCAAAGGCATCGTTCGCATTGCCCCGATCCTGTGGGTGCTTTCCCTCATCCTGCTGGCCCTGACCCTGGTGATTGGCGAAGGGGGCAATGACAGCGATGTAAAACGCTGGCTGGACATCGGTCCCATCCGCTTTCAGCCCTCTGAGCTGGCCAAACTGGCCCTGATCATGCAGCTTGGCAGTGCCTTTGCCCGCAAAGGGGTGAACACCAAACTCTGGCAGAGCAGCCTGATGATCATGGCCACCGTCGGTCTGGTGATTCTGGAGCCTGACCTGGGAACCAGTGTGCTGATCTTTGCCTCGGGCATCCTGATGATGTTCGCTGCAGGGGTGCGGTTCACCAGCATCAGTGCTCTGGTGCTTTCTTTGTTCCTGCTGGCCCTGCCCTTTGCGAGCAGCTATCTGGAACGACACCCGTACATCGTGGCCCGTTTCACCGGACACGTGAGCACCGTCAAGGGGCAGGACACCTCTCAGGATTCAGGTTATCAGGTCAAACAGGCACGCAAGGCCATGGAGCGCGGTGGCCTGTGGGGTCAAGGGGTGGATGGACGCATGCCCAGGCTCCCTGCCAAAGACACCGACATGATCGTGGCAAGTGTCGCCTTTGCCACCGGATTTCTGGGTGTTGCGATGCTGATTCTGGCCTACTGGCTGGTGGTTTTCGTGGGGCTTGGGGCAGCAGAGATGGTGGTTTCTGCAGGAACGTTCCGACCGCATTTGCACGCTGCAAGCATCATGGCCACAGGAGCCATGTTCATGATTGTGGGGCAGGCTTTCGTGAACCTGTGTGTGGCCATTGGTCTCTTCCCTGTGACCGGGGTTCCTCTTCCGATGGTCTCCAATGGCGGCAGCTCCCAGCTGGCAATGGGCATCGCCTTTGGACTGATTCACTCTGCTCTGCGTGAGGTGCGTCTGGCAGAAGGAAACAACCCTGAGCACGCTGCAGCACTCTGA
- a CDS encoding manganese catalase family protein — protein MFYHDKKLQYTVRVETPDPRFARMLQQAIGGVEGEIRVMLQYLFQAWGARGPAKYRDMLLETGTEEIAHVEMLATAVAMNLEGAPGSMQEQMAKQNPLVEAVMGGMDPRQYLSAGMAALASDANGVPFDGSHVYASGNLAADMYANVTAEATGRALATRLYHLTDDPGMKDMLSFLIARDTMHQQQWLAVLEELGGQQGVLPIPNSFPQEKEKQDVSYAFFSTAVDGIEPPSGRFTSGPSLDGKGEFSVVKIAPMGQEPKLAPPLPQAHAQLEQMQGGVRPQQTASQALGDSTIEVTPRTTKSKKASSK, from the coding sequence ATGTTTTATCACGACAAGAAACTTCAGTATACCGTAAGGGTGGAAACCCCCGATCCCCGTTTTGCACGCATGCTCCAGCAGGCCATTGGCGGCGTGGAGGGTGAAATCCGGGTCATGCTGCAGTACCTTTTTCAGGCCTGGGGGGCACGTGGCCCGGCCAAGTACCGCGACATGCTCCTTGAAACCGGAACAGAAGAAATCGCTCACGTGGAAATGCTTGCCACTGCGGTTGCCATGAACCTTGAAGGTGCCCCTGGCAGCATGCAAGAGCAGATGGCAAAACAGAATCCCCTGGTGGAGGCTGTAATGGGAGGAATGGACCCCAGACAGTACCTCTCTGCAGGGATGGCAGCCCTTGCCAGTGACGCCAACGGGGTGCCTTTTGATGGCTCTCATGTGTATGCCAGTGGAAACCTCGCAGCAGACATGTATGCCAATGTGACCGCCGAGGCCACCGGACGTGCCCTCGCCACCCGCCTGTACCACCTGACCGATGATCCTGGCATGAAGGACATGCTGAGCTTCCTGATTGCACGCGACACCATGCACCAGCAACAATGGCTTGCCGTACTGGAAGAACTGGGTGGGCAACAGGGGGTGCTGCCCATTCCCAACAGCTTCCCTCAGGAAAAAGAAAAACAGGATGTCAGTTATGCGTTCTTCTCCACAGCTGTTGATGGCATTGAGCCTCCCTCCGGACGCTTCACCAGTGGGCCTTCCCTCGATGGCAAGGGTGAGTTCAGTGTCGTGAAAATTGCCCCCATGGGTCAGGAGCCAAAACTTGCCCCTCCCCTGCCCCAGGCCCATGCGCAACTGGAACAGATGCAAGGTGGCGTCCGTCCTCAGCAGACCGCCAGTCAGGCCCTCGGGGACAGCACCATTGAAGTGACCCCACGGACCACCAAAAGCAAAAAAGCCAGCAGCAAATAA